A genomic segment from Bacillus cereus G9842 encodes:
- the purE gene encoding 5-(carboxyamino)imidazole ribonucleotide mutase → MKSLVGVIMGSTSDWETMKYACDILDELNIPYEKKVVSAHRTPDYMFEYAETARERGLKVIIAGAGGAAHLPGMVAAKTNLPVIGVPVQSKALNGLDSLLSIVQMPGGVPVATVAIGKAGSTNAGLLAAQILGSFHDDIHDALELRRESIEKDVREGSELV, encoded by the coding sequence ATGAAATCACTAGTTGGAGTCATAATGGGAAGTACGTCAGACTGGGAAACAATGAAATATGCTTGTGACATTTTAGATGAATTAAATATACCGTATGAGAAAAAGGTTGTATCCGCTCATCGGACTCCGGATTATATGTTTGAATATGCAGAGACGGCTCGTGAACGTGGATTGAAGGTTATTATTGCTGGAGCTGGTGGAGCAGCACATTTACCAGGAATGGTTGCAGCGAAGACAAATCTTCCTGTAATTGGAGTTCCAGTTCAATCAAAAGCATTAAACGGCTTAGATTCATTATTATCCATCGTCCAAATGCCAGGGGGGGTTCCAGTTGCAACTGTTGCAATTGGTAAAGCCGGTTCAACGAATGCTGGATTACTTGCTGCACAAATACTTGGATCATTCCATGATGATATACATGATGCATTAGAATTGAGACGAGAATCGATTGAAAAAGATGTGCGCGAAGGTAGTGAGCTAGTATGA
- the purS gene encoding phosphoribosylformylglycinamidine synthase subunit PurS, producing MYKVKVYVTLRESVLDPQGTAVKGALHSLSFTEVQDVRIGKYMELTIDKSVSDLDSKVKEMCEKLLANVVMEDFRYEVEEVVAQ from the coding sequence ATGTATAAAGTTAAGGTATATGTAACATTAAGAGAAAGCGTATTAGATCCACAAGGAACAGCAGTAAAAGGAGCACTTCATAGTCTTTCATTTACAGAAGTACAAGACGTTCGAATCGGAAAGTACATGGAACTAACAATTGATAAATCTGTATCTGATTTAGATAGCAAGGTAAAAGAAATGTGTGAAAAACTATTAGCGAACGTTGTAATGGAAGACTTCCGTTATGAAGTTGAGGAGGTTGTCGCACAGTGA
- the purC gene encoding phosphoribosylaminoimidazolesuccinocarboxamide synthase, producing the protein MQKLELLYEGKAKRIYRTESADMVWVEYKDSATAFNGEKKETITGKGRLNNEITTLLFRKLQEVGIKTHFVEKLSETEQLVKKVSIIPLEVVTRNVIAGSLSKRLGMEEGTVLAEPIVEFYFKDDDLGDPLVTEDHIRVLNVASPEQVSVLRDMALQINQVLIDHFASCRVRLVDFKLEFGVTEEGEIILADEISPDTCRLWDETSNEKFDKDVFRRDLGNLTEAYEEILKRLGGISHV; encoded by the coding sequence ATGCAAAAGCTAGAATTGCTGTATGAAGGTAAGGCAAAAAGAATTTATCGTACAGAATCAGCAGATATGGTTTGGGTAGAGTACAAAGATAGTGCGACTGCTTTCAATGGGGAGAAAAAAGAGACGATTACAGGAAAAGGTCGTTTGAACAATGAAATTACAACTTTATTGTTCAGAAAGTTACAAGAAGTGGGAATTAAAACACATTTTGTTGAGAAGTTATCTGAAACAGAACAACTTGTTAAAAAAGTGAGTATTATTCCTTTAGAAGTTGTCACAAGAAATGTAATTGCAGGAAGTCTTTCAAAACGATTAGGAATGGAAGAGGGAACTGTACTTGCAGAACCAATCGTAGAATTTTACTTCAAAGATGATGATTTAGGAGATCCGCTTGTAACGGAAGATCATATTCGTGTATTAAACGTTGCATCGCCAGAGCAAGTAAGTGTATTACGAGATATGGCTCTACAAATCAATCAAGTGTTGATTGATCATTTCGCAAGCTGTCGTGTAAGATTAGTAGATTTCAAATTAGAGTTTGGTGTAACGGAAGAAGGAGAAATCATTTTAGCGGATGAAATTTCACCAGATACTTGCCGTTTATGGGATGAAACGAGCAATGAAAAGTTTGATAAAGACGTATTCCGTCGTGATCTTGGAAATTTAACAGAAGCTTATGAAGAGATTTTAAAACGTTTAGGGGGAATTTCACATGTATAA
- the purQ gene encoding phosphoribosylformylglycinamidine synthase subunit PurQ, whose translation MKFAVIVFPGSNCDVDMFHAIKDELGEEVDYVWHDTENLDEYDAILLPGGFSYGDYLRCGAISRFANAMKAVQKAAEQGKPILGVCNGFQILVESGLLPGALMRNENLKFMCRTVQLRVENNETMFTSQYEKNEIINIPIAHGEGNYYCDEETLKQLEENNQIAFRYVENPNGSVSDIAGIVNEKGNVLGMMPHPERAVDELLGGAEGLKVFQSILKQWRETYVVNA comes from the coding sequence GTGAAATTTGCCGTAATAGTATTTCCGGGTTCGAACTGTGATGTCGATATGTTCCATGCAATTAAAGATGAGCTTGGCGAAGAAGTAGATTACGTTTGGCACGATACAGAGAATTTAGATGAATATGATGCAATTCTACTACCAGGTGGATTTTCTTATGGTGACTACTTACGCTGCGGTGCTATTTCTCGCTTTGCTAATGCAATGAAAGCAGTGCAAAAAGCTGCTGAGCAAGGAAAGCCGATTTTAGGTGTATGTAATGGATTCCAGATTCTTGTTGAATCAGGATTACTACCAGGAGCGTTAATGAGAAACGAAAACTTAAAATTTATGTGTCGCACTGTTCAGTTGCGTGTTGAAAATAATGAAACGATGTTTACATCACAATATGAAAAAAATGAAATAATCAATATTCCAATCGCTCATGGTGAGGGGAATTACTATTGTGACGAAGAGACTCTTAAACAATTAGAAGAGAATAATCAAATCGCATTCCGTTACGTAGAAAATCCTAACGGTAGCGTTTCAGATATTGCTGGTATTGTAAACGAAAAAGGAAATGTACTTGGTATGATGCCACATCCAGAGCGTGCTGTAGATGAATTACTTGGCGGTGCTGAAGGGTTAAAAGTCTTTCAATCTATCTTAAAACAGTGGAGGGAAACATATGTCGTTAATGCTTGA
- the purB gene encoding adenylosuccinate lyase has protein sequence MISRYTRPEMGAIWTEENKFKAWLEVEILACEAWAELGDIPKEDVKKIREHASFDIDRIYEIEKETRHDVVAFTRAVSETPTLGEERKWVHYGLTSTDVVDTALSYILKQANEIILKDLENFVSILANKAKEHKYTIMMGRTHGVHAEPTTFGLKLGLWYEEMKRNVERFKQAADTVRVGKLSGAVGTYANIDPFVEKYVCENLGLEAAPISTQTLQRDRHAHYMSTLALIATSIEKMAVEIRGLQKSETREVEEAFAKGQKGSSAMPHKRNPIGSENMTGLARVIRGYMMTAYENVPLWHERDISHSSAERVILPDATIALNYMLNRFGNIVKNLTVYPENMKRNMTRTYGLIYSQRVMLTLIDKGMVREEAYDIVQPKAMEAWETQVQFKELVEADERITSKLTQEEINECFNYEHHMQHVDTIFERLGLNEA, from the coding sequence ATGATTAGTCGTTATACACGCCCTGAAATGGGTGCGATTTGGACGGAAGAGAACAAATTTAAAGCGTGGTTAGAAGTTGAGATTTTAGCTTGTGAAGCATGGGCTGAGCTTGGCGACATTCCAAAAGAAGATGTTAAAAAAATTCGTGAACATGCATCATTTGATATTGATCGTATTTATGAAATTGAAAAAGAAACACGTCATGACGTAGTTGCATTCACTCGTGCTGTATCAGAAACGCCGACATTAGGCGAAGAACGTAAATGGGTTCATTACGGTTTAACATCTACAGACGTAGTAGATACAGCATTATCTTACATCTTAAAACAAGCGAATGAAATCATATTAAAAGACTTAGAGAACTTTGTAAGCATTTTAGCTAACAAAGCGAAAGAGCATAAATACACAATCATGATGGGAAGAACACACGGTGTTCATGCAGAACCAACAACATTTGGTTTAAAACTTGGTCTTTGGTATGAAGAAATGAAACGTAACGTAGAGCGTTTCAAGCAAGCAGCTGATACAGTTCGCGTTGGTAAATTATCTGGTGCGGTTGGTACATATGCAAATATCGATCCATTCGTAGAAAAGTATGTTTGTGAAAACTTAGGATTAGAAGCAGCACCAATTTCAACACAAACATTGCAACGTGATCGCCATGCTCATTACATGTCAACACTTGCACTAATCGCAACATCTATCGAAAAGATGGCAGTTGAGATTCGTGGTTTACAAAAGAGTGAAACACGTGAAGTTGAAGAAGCTTTCGCAAAAGGTCAAAAAGGTTCTTCTGCAATGCCGCATAAGCGTAATCCAATTGGATCTGAAAATATGACTGGTTTAGCTCGTGTTATCCGCGGTTATATGATGACAGCTTATGAGAATGTTCCATTATGGCATGAGCGTGATATTTCTCACTCTTCAGCAGAACGCGTAATTTTACCAGATGCTACAATCGCGTTAAATTACATGTTAAATCGCTTTGGTAATATCGTTAAAAACTTAACTGTATACCCAGAGAATATGAAACGCAATATGACAAGAACATACGGCTTAATTTATTCTCAGCGCGTAATGCTTACACTAATCGACAAAGGTATGGTACGTGAAGAAGCTTATGATATCGTACAGCCTAAAGCGATGGAAGCTTGGGAAACACAAGTACAATTTAAAGAGCTTGTAGAAGCTGATGAGCGTATTACAAGCAAGTTAACACAAGAAGAAATTAATGAATGCTTCAACTATGAGCATCACATGCAACACGTTGATACAATCTTTGAACGCCTTGGATTAAACGAAGCGTAA
- the purK gene encoding 5-(carboxyamino)imidazole ribonucleotide synthase, which produces MTRIILPGKTIGIIGGGQLGRMMALAAKEMGYKIAVLDPTKHSPCAQVADIEIVAPYDDLKAIQHLAEISDVVTYEFENIDYRCLQWLEKHAYLPQGSQLLNKTQNRFTEKNGIEKAGLPVATYRLVQNQDQLTEAIAELSFPSVLKTTTGGYDGKGQVVLRSEADVETARNLVDKAECILEKWVPFEKEVSVIVIRSVSGETKVFPVAENIHVNNILHESIVPARITEELSQKAIAYAKVLADELKLVGTLAVEMFATANGEIYINELAPRPHNSGHYTQDACETSQFGQHIRAICNLPLGETNLLKPVVMVNILGEHIEGVLRQVNRLTGCYLHLYGKEEAKAQRKMGHVNILNDNIEVALEKAKSLHIWDHQEQLLEGKR; this is translated from the coding sequence ATGACGAGAATCATTTTACCTGGAAAAACAATCGGCATTATTGGAGGCGGCCAGCTAGGAAGAATGATGGCATTGGCAGCCAAGGAGATGGGATATAAAATTGCTGTTTTAGATCCTACAAAGCATTCACCATGTGCACAAGTTGCTGATATTGAAATCGTTGCACCGTATGACGATTTAAAGGCAATTCAGCATTTAGCAGAGATAAGTGATGTTGTCACATATGAATTTGAGAATATTGATTATAGATGTTTACAATGGCTTGAAAAACATGCTTACTTGCCACAAGGTAGTCAGTTGTTAAATAAAACGCAAAATCGTTTTACAGAAAAGAATGGAATTGAGAAGGCTGGGTTACCGGTAGCAACGTATAGATTAGTTCAAAATCAAGATCAGCTTACAGAAGCAATTGCTGAGTTATCATTCCCTTCCGTCTTAAAAACGACGACAGGTGGATATGATGGGAAAGGGCAAGTTGTTTTAAGAAGTGAGGCTGATGTTGAGACAGCAAGAAATCTTGTGGATAAAGCAGAGTGTATTTTAGAGAAATGGGTGCCTTTTGAAAAAGAAGTATCTGTTATTGTGATTCGTAGTGTAAGTGGTGAAACGAAAGTGTTTCCAGTAGCGGAAAATATTCATGTAAATAACATTTTGCATGAATCTATCGTTCCAGCTCGTATTACAGAAGAGCTTTCTCAAAAAGCAATTGCTTATGCAAAGGTACTTGCGGATGAATTAAAACTTGTGGGAACACTAGCTGTAGAGATGTTTGCTACAGCTAATGGTGAGATTTACATTAATGAATTAGCACCAAGACCTCACAATTCAGGACACTACACACAGGATGCATGTGAAACGAGCCAATTTGGTCAACATATTCGAGCAATCTGTAATTTACCTCTAGGAGAAACAAATTTGTTAAAACCAGTTGTCATGGTAAACATTTTAGGCGAACATATAGAAGGGGTCCTAAGACAAGTGAATAGACTAACCGGGTGCTATTTACACTTGTATGGAAAAGAAGAAGCAAAAGCACAGCGAAAAATGGGGCATGTTAATATTTTAAATGATAATATTGAAGTTGCTCTAGAAAAAGCGAAGAGTTTGCATATTTGGGACCATCAAGAACAACTGTTGGAGGGAAAAAGATGA